The nucleotide window ATGATCATGGAATAATTTTCTCCGGTCAAATACCCCAATGTTTTTGAAATCCTTTCCACAGAATCTTTCGGAGCCTCAGTTTCCAAATCCCAATGCAATATCGTAATCGCATGTGTAAGTGCTTTGTTCTTTTCCAAAACTTCCCTTATTTTCTCCATCTTTTCTTTTTCAGTCATATTTTTCATAGCTACTCCCTTTCCTTTTCGTAAAATTTCCATTGATTTTTATTTAAAACTTCTTTTTCTATAAAGATATACCATTTGTTCATTTGATTACGCTTAGTTTAAATAAAATTTCTTGAAAATTTTTCTTATCTGTTATATACTTTTTGTAATAAATACAGGAGGCTGATTTTTAAATGGATTATAAAACCATAATTGTAGGTATTGCAGGAGGGACAGGTTCAGGTAAAACAAGTGTTACAAAAGCAATTCTCGAAGAATTGAATAAAACTCATATTAATTCGATTTTACTTGAACAGGATTCGTATTACAAAAGATACGATGAACTGACTTATGAAGAAAGAGTAAAACTGAATTATGATCATCTTGATTCCATTGACTTTGATTTACTCGAAGAACATATTCTCTCGCTTAGAGAGGGAAAACCTATTGAAAAACCTATTTATGATTTTCAGATTTATAACAGAGTTGACGAAACGGAACATATAGAGCCGGCAAACCTTATAATAGTGGAAGGTATACTTATTTTGGCTGTAGAAAAAATAAGAAATCTGTTTGATGCAAAGATTTTCGTGGACACTGATG belongs to Pseudoleptotrichia goodfellowii and includes:
- the udk gene encoding uridine kinase; translated protein: MDYKTIIVGIAGGTGSGKTSVTKAILEELNKTHINSILLEQDSYYKRYDELTYEERVKLNYDHLDSIDFDLLEEHILSLREGKPIEKPIYDFQIYNRVDETEHIEPANLIIVEGILILAVEKIRNLFDAKIFVDTDDDERLLRRIERDLKERGRSFESIKNQYIATVKPMHLEFVEPSKRYADIIIPRGKENKVGIKMVSSRLEYLLNNLSD